TTTTCAGTGGTTCCGCTAAAAATAGAGCCTTACAAGTACTTTTTGATGGACTAAAtctacaaaataatttaaaaaaaacacaatgaAGTGTTAAATTGTATTTCTAGGTCGACTCTCGGACTGATTCTTTACAGTGCCCCACTATCATCGATTTAACTTACCGCCGTCGTGCAGGGTTGAAAGCCCATCATTATACGCTGGCCGGAAGTTAcgtaaatcggattaactacaattACAATAgggtcaaataatttttgaatatatcgcgctgcactacaagcaggttacacgcatcacctgcgtatgtctgcaatcataataatactgcgccaaaaaaggatccttacacttggaaaaataatcacaattccaaaaGTGGACCatgttggaataaatttgttttcatctaatcatgcacattatgacaccacattggattcaacctcaagaagtaaagttataagcaaaagtccagttttaaaagtgacaaactgacctatacaaggcgcaaaaagattccccAACAATAAGCGCAACAATTAaggagacaacacagtttcttcattgaagctttatttaaagcaatttttacttctctgtacttttcataactttcattttatttgtcagttcttttgtttcagttttcttttgttccttttgttttaaattaaatgcacgcataaattagccattcaccactctcaaaccagatgtccagtccgtggagttttgaataggccagtttgtcactatCAAAACTGGACCTCCGTCtaatcaattgcttgtaactttgcttcttgtagtcacattggattcaatggggtgtcataatgtgccggatgagatgtatataataaatttacccaaatatggctagtttagttttaaaattaggatttttcttccaagtgtaaggacactttttggcgcagtatagattgaatacaataccgcatacgtcttttcaaagatactaatcttactgaGTGATcatcatgatatggttcaatgcagaggtaccgcatgaacgtagtagtgcaacgcgatatattaaatcaaaaattgtttttgaactATTGCTATggaagttaatccgattattacgtaacttcaccagagTATATGAGCTTATATGAACACCTAGACCTATTTTAACTACGCATTTAAACCCAGCACAGAATTCGAGTCAAGCTTTATCTGCATTAGCACCCGCTAGCTAGCAAGGTCGcgtcatcattttaataacaatatgctatttcAGTTAAGAATCAGAAACTCCGTAGTATACATGGCGTATTAAATGCGGTCAGTGTAGTTTAAATTGTTACGGCTCAGTTGTTCAAAGGTCACCTAACTTTATACACAGGACCTGTAGAACGACGTTAAATTAATGCGTGCATATGGGTGAATAACAGTTCCTTTATTAGACATGGAGTTTTTGTCGCTAGCTTTCCTGGTTGTATTCGTGTTTCTTGTCTCGATTTGGTTGCttgacaaaattaaaattaacataAGTGGAAGGTAAGTCTTCAGTTGATTCGCAGATTCCATACCGTTATGACTGTAATAACCAGGCTTATAAAAATGTAATCCACTGAACTATATGTTATAAAAGTAAGGATAATTTGAAGtgctaaattcaaaaatattattttgtaatacgaATATTATTTTGTTGTACGTACAGTAATGAATATACATGAATACATGTCATTTGGTGAAAACTATTCGCAAATGTATATGTATTTTAACTCCCCATCCACAAACAGCTTTTAAACAAACAATAGAACTAACAATACGAGGAGGGAGGGTGCAACCCGCCCCTAATTTTCTATCATAAACTTCTTATACTGTAATATTTAATACCGTAGCTATGGGTCTCCTGACTCTCCTCTATCTATATAGTGATACCAaactaagtacaaacattccacaTATGAATACCGCTATGCCATCATAATGTGGGCGTGACGGTATAACCTAGCAAAATTGGGaaatccccagcaaacacaaaacgtgttcGAATCGATATTTCGGCAAAAATATTAAGGgaatataaagagtataaaacgttttcataacattcaaaaacattttttttacttactgtaaaatattttaacataatgtaatttaagtgttgacaaaatatttgacaaaaacattttgaatagtGTGCTATCATAgtccaaaacattttaaaaacgttttcatgacctttatataacccaacatttaatgttattaaaacgtttttaccaaaaccaaaacccaaaatataacccgtttaaaacattttatgtttgctgggtctgGCTTTGTTCAAAAGTATAGCCAAAAAAGCTATGAACATAAGATTGTCACCGACTTTTCTACTATAATATgacaggaaatgactatttcaaccaagTACAAAGTCGATACCTCTTGCTCCCTCCCCCCCCTTGCCTCCGCCACTGCTCTTGTGaccttgtgacctttgaccctaccATTGTTGGAAACATACCTCTTCATTTCCACTCCCATTCACTTGACACATCTGATTGTTTGATAATTATCCTATATTGATCAACCTATCCTATTGGTTGCCTGATTGAAAATGAGAATTGAACCGACGTCCATAAGCTACCGCACGATTAAGTCCGCGTCGGCCGGGACAATAGAGTGATTgtgaagaggcgttcactgcaaacgccatacgggttacgtattacgacattgtacggtagaacgtcatagtgccgttcacatccaaactagtctcctacacagccagtttgtatcgttcctaacgctcgtcgttcctagtatgttcgtgatagcctcaTAAAGTCTGACCGGAGACTATATCTATACGCAATTGCAATAAGCTCATAGAAGTGGCGCAgccgctatgctgagacaaatatatctaaagatataggaagcacccattgattcaccttgggtgcatcctTCTTCtctgggtgcatcgaaccagagaagatgagaaaagattcTCTTCTTCTCTCTTCGAACTCACTTTCATCGGTATTGATactggctgtatctattgctctaagcattcagaccagattagcgatatttcaGTTTTGCGGGCTCattggaaaatgagtaggcctattgttcacacgtgtatgataTTTGTCTAAATAACTAAACAGTTTGGTGTTGAATGCCTCGGAAGTCGCCATGGTGTATATTATTATTCGAACaacattatcatataaatagttcTCTGTTTACttattaaagcaaaatgaaaatagataatttaaCATGCCTAGCTAGATTActacccaccaaacacaaaatattgcagAAAACgggaaatgtcgggttaaagggtgTGTGAGGCCAAGggtatataaaaatattttgttcaaaacttgctgcaaaacatttttacataataGATTAAAGTACacacaatgtttggcaaatgatattttactttagcatttcgaattttggtttaaaatgttgtatttttttcagtataacacgttttaaaaaatattgaattaaacataaaactgatcaactgcAACTGGACTCACATCTCAAATAAAACCcgttttaaaaaagagttttcATGATTATAAACCgatattgatatgttatcaaaatgtttaaactaaaaccaaaacatatgcattatcatgttttacaaacattttggtgtttgttgaatagtatccataagcaaacactttgacagctgtttaatgtaacgaaatagcaatggcgaaaaatgacgttgcacgaactgctgtcacccgtccaaaacagacaattctaccgcattatgtcgtaagacgtcacgatcttgcctaaaacgcctcttcgcaagctgatttttggacggcattctccacacacaaatgaataggcaatctgcccgttgaaattcgcgtcgaaaaaaaatcgcaatttattcacttcttcttgtctatactaggtcaaattgtaaccctcaaaatggattatattacatgtcggactctacttgttctgtTTGGATACTTTAATCGgcttcataacacgacaaacataacatttttctgcattttataatgcgttttttttttgtcattttggaaccgacgtcattttttgctaccaaccgcaacctaatcgccttacggtaattccacgattgaccaattcacaagaGATTTCACCCTCTACAGGGCATACTTactgattttcgactaatgtagcttgccgttggcgttcccatatcacgtttcacgtaaatttcgcaatatTGTACCTTATTGTATTTGTTCTCAACCGATCAAGATCCCAGTTGCATGTGGATGAACATTGCGGATGACGTCACAGTAATTGTCCAGTTGTAGACCGAATGCGCACTCGCATACACATACATTATATGTGCTAAATACGACTACTGCGCTATGCCCAAGAAGACCTTAACCATCATTCGGCCGTCGCATTAACTTGTCTTGCAATCCAGAGGTCACCGGTTCGAATTTCGCTCTAGTTAAATTTTCTTGACTGCATTTCTTTGCAGGTATGTTCTCATAACGGGATGCGACACCGGGTTTGGTAATCTTATTGCCAAGCAGCTGGATAAGAAAGGATGCCATGTTTTCGCCGCGTGTTTTACGGAAAAAGGTGCATCTGATCTTCGAGCAGCCAGCAGTAATCGATTGAAGACGGTCCAAATGGATGTAACAAAAAGTGAAAGTATTGAAGCCGCTTATGAGATAGTAAAAGCAGGTATACCAGCAAATAAAGGTAAGTGAAAAGCGTCGAACCACGAGTTGTCAAACCACAAGTCTCATCTGCTTTCATGACCAccagctttcgccatcttgggcaatttttttttaaaatcctaccCACTACCTCCACCACACCCTACCCCGCGCCTAACTACCACAGTATACTTATCCCTCCAACTCTCTACCGCCCCCCTACCGTGCCACCATACCCCTAACCCACCTCACCCAATCCCACATACCTGTACCGCCTCCTTACCCACCCTACACCTACACAACACTCCTACCTCTTACTCCACCCATTCTCATCCTCGCCCCTACCTGTACCCCAGCCCTACTCTAACACAAGCCTCTTCCACCACACCCCTACCCATTACCCCACACATCCTACCCCACCCTATCCTACCTCACCCCTTACCCTACCCATACACACCACACCCCTACCCCGCCTTGCAGCTTTTGGCAAAATGGCCCATGTTTTGTTCTATTCAGCCACTTTTTGTCATTTCAGGCCGATTGTCCCCCCTCCATTTCAACCCAGATCGGTTCTAATATGACTGCATCCCAACGTACCTACAACCCCAGCCCCATACACCCCTACTCAACCCTATCACACTCCTACTCTACTACCCAAACATTCCTACCGCTTACTCCTCCTACCTCCAATCTCAATCCCTACCCCTACACCCTCCCCACAAGGCCACTATAAATCATACACTAATTCACACCTATGCTACACCTATCCACTCACCACAAACGGGCAACATACCAAAACGACCCTTAACCTAACCCCTTGTACTACCCATCCCTAAACCACTTCACCCTTACCCCACCCATGCCATCCCCACCACATCCTAGGCACCCTTAATCCACCACACCCTACCACACCCTAACCCCAAAGGCCTACCCATACTTACCCCATCCCTAATCTCACCACACCATATTCCATCTCTAACCCATCCAACACGCCCCTACCCCAACCTCACCCTACCCATACCCCACCCTATAACTTCACCCCTTACCCACCCCCATTTCCTGACAAATGCACTCAAGCCCGTGGCACATACGTATACCATCAAACAGGGAGAACCCTCTCCGGGCTGGCTCACTACTTGAGGTGTGCTCCATGCACTGTTTGACTAAATGAGTTATTACAATCGACAGGTAAAATGTGTGACGTATTCTGTAAGGCACTTGTAACGTATATGTGTGTATCGTTGACTCGTTCTTTTAAGGTCTTTGGGGAGTAATCAACAATGCTGGAGTAACAGGCAATCCAGGACAATACAATTGGTGGACACGGGAAGAAATTCGCTCCATAATTGAAGTTAATTTATTAGGCGTCGTAGAGGTGACCAATGTTTTTCTACCGCTCATTAAAAAGGCCAAAGGTCGCATCGTCAATGTATCAAGTTCTCTTGGGATATATACTATTCCGACAGGCGGTTACGAAATGGCGAAACATGGCGTAGAAGCTTTCTCTGATGGCCTTAGGTAAGCAAAAAATACCAGATATTAGGTAGTGTAACGAGCAAAATGTGTTCATGCATGATCAATTTCGACTGTTACGAAATTAGCATACAGCTCAGAGCTCAGCTGAGGAGGATGACTATATGAttgaatccaacgaaaagtgtacacgacCTTTTAGGGCCATCtgtggtctttgtgtatatttaacttaaagccatattataacatttctgtaaaaatagattagtatttattttccataaaatgttagcttttactgtcagataatgtccccttttaattttgagcagaacaagtgaggtaaagcatagaaaattggaatttactactagcgcccatgcatgttactcccgcggttgtaatacggtacggtCCTCGGAGGGTtcgtgtatgtgtatcccgcacgccgtgtacgtactgtgcatacgtgctcgactaatatttccatcgtaataataaaacgccggttacGTCGTTTTATtacaaaatctcagattttgacaaaactacagcacctaaagtcttgattttgcagagtatctttattgactaaagtacattacaatcgtgtaaaaaccagaatttaaaatttttttgagggcgttctcctcagcccaaatgttataatatggctttaactagaaAGCAACTTTAGACTTCTAcactactcaaatttcactcactGAACCGCTTttaccgggtcaaccggcgtcttctgCGGATGTTATTGCTCATGTTCttgagacacctccgatgacgtcacagatgtagatGAAGTCAAACTGGAAGATGATATGGCGTCCCCTTGGTGCCGGGAGGTCAGGAGGTTGTCCGAAACAGGGCCGATGTCTAACcttttgtcacggttcagtctgggtcttttagttctgatatatggattgcttccaagacctTACGAAGGAAGTCCTTAGACTCCCTCTCAGATACTTTTACGTTTTTCCAGTCAATCTGGTACCCTTTACTCCTGTCAATATGTTCCTTGATCGCTGACTTggaactggccgctttggatttatgttATGTTAGCCTCTTTACAAGCTTGAGTCACAGTCTATGCAGGGGATGCTGCACACAACACCAGATTGCCTTTCTTGTCCAGTTTTGTCCTTTGGAGAGACAAGGGACCTGCGTAGGGtgacgtttagggttagggttagaataaATATTAGTTATTGGTTTCTCGGACTAATGATCTTTTGGCCTTTCCACCTGTAACCTATACTTTCGGCATATTAACCTTGACAGTACTAAAACTGCTTAAATGTCTTTTTTCATTAGAATTCTAATGAAGCCGTATGGAGTGACTGTTCACATCTTAGAGCCGGGCTACTTTCGGACAGAAGTGACCAATACAGAAGGTATATTTCCACGGATGGATAAAGCCTGGAATAGGTTGACTCCGGAGGAGAGGGAAGAATATGGAGAAGAATATTATCAAGATTGTAAgtgtttgcaaaataaaacaaaacaaaaattacaaaaaaaattaaaataaactggCATTCAAAATTATTGAGTTACCGGTTAAAATACATAGAACTTTTGACGTGTTTCCCTACAACTCAAGAACCCTAAACCCTACTGAATGTTGATATCCTTTTTGACATTTTCCGATAATTTCCTTTAAGATACACAGTAACGGCACTACGGGGGGCAAGAGGGTCACCCCCCATATCCCCCACACACCACCCCACACACTTATAaggcaaaaaacccaaaattacaaacatttccactttttgcggcaattttgtgcaaatttgttccccctgaaattcacttccccagtgccccccccccaatttaccATTTATCCTGCAACCATTTTTACAGGCAATATCATATCtttatcattttaaaaacattcGTTGGGGTCCGCTTTTACTGGGATACCTGCATATAGACTTAATGAACAAAATAGGAGATTTTATGGAATGATTTGATTATGAGTCCTGCCTTGATGTTTTCATTTCCTAATACAGTGAAAAATGTAATGGCTGAAATTTTGGACAACGCGACTGATAAACTCTACCTCGTTACAGACGCCATGGAGCACGCCCTCACTGCATGGTGGCCATGGCGACGCTATCTTCCTGGCTTGGATGCTAAGTTGCTTTATAAACCATTGTCAATGTTACCCGCTATTCTAACTGATAATTTAGACTCGATCTTCAGAATAAAAACACCAACACCAAAAGTGTGCAAGAAATTATAGATGGAGTCATTGGAATAAAAGCAGATTCAATACACGCTTTGAAAACAGGCTTCTATTACTCATGAcgttggggtcaaaggttcatTTGATTTCCGGTATGggaccaaataccttcaaaatgatgACGTCACTTGCGCATAGGCATAATGCATAGGTTATGTAGTTATGTGTCTATATGTCCGATATCATGAGCTTTCAGGTATGGGGCCCAATACAATACCGTCCAAATGTTTGTTCTTTCGCAAAATACATATGAATTACATTTAAGCCGTGGCAATGTTGATCAAATTTAGTGGATCACTTTATGACTGTGTAAGTGTCTAACTTGACTTGGACAATATACATTGACATgtgaatttgtaagcgctctttaagcaaagtcattgttcattgaatttaaaaccgtatgacaaaacaggcaaaactagtaactttttgcacaagatttgcaatcaGAATTGggcattgctcattgaaattaaGCTAGtacatggacaatataagtgtgctctttcatttaatgacgtaAAATCTGGAAAATATTCTACGGATCACTTGAGATTTTGACTTTTAGAACcaacattatggtccaaaaattgtgcttggataggtcgttttcgacagatttaccacatttgccTTGCAATAAACATTGAAGTGCGTTAtatgttgacgtaatgaaaaaagtgttttggGGGAAGTGTTTCGTATATAGCTTCcgttcgatatttaaaaaaatctgattggatgaagggaacacttgaggttttgacaaaaccaatcacagatgcctattttccattagtcaccagctagaagctcacacagctcttatgatgctatttaCTCAACCGCGTAGTGTAAACAAAGACGTGTGTAgataattcactgcttgcttggaaccttttggacgaaattgtgtgctcaggtgtatcgaggtggaaactgtgcatagcgGATGCGTTTATAAAAGAATCAATAAATATGGTGTACTgggtacacagaattggggtcaaaaaaAGTTCATTTGATTTTCCGGTGTGggaccaaataccttcaaaatggttTTTCGGctggcaaaaatatcatcaaatttacagAACGACAtaacaacacagtggcctatggagcagttttagacacataatcatgcataactcgtaaacgcaaaatcggaatcatctgacattttgggaataaagcTTTCTTTGTTGATAGCGATTGAACAAGATCATGAAAAGAGGATACTAGAGTTACAAAATATTCGTGTTTCTGGAGTTGGGAAGATGATTGCTGATAGAAGCCTACAAAACCACTACAGAAATTCAATACCACAATATTATTGACATTGTTAACAATTTTATTGTCACAATAGtatcaaaattatacaaaatagacCTAACTTATATTACATAGAAAATCTGAGTAAATTATCTATCACGTTATAAGCACAATGTCGTTTTCTGTCCTGCCTCAAATAAAAGATGATGGGCTTAATTCATTTTTATGATGGATCACccaaacacaataataattattatacttcATCGGTCGCAACATATAGTGGCGTacatgaaggacaaaatatgttccCAGACAAACGTGTTTGACGGATATGTTACTAATAACAGAGCCGATattcctccactgttatctctcaatGGCCCGATtcgatttgaaattgaaattcaaggttcaaactattaaattgTATCTTTAATAcgttaaaaaggaataactattacAGGATATAGCTACCTTTAAACGTTTCCGCCACTATGTGAAAGGGAAGATTTGGAAAAATCACTCTACTACTATTTGTTGCGACCAACGAATTTTAaactattgaaaacaaaacacaaaacgaatagtaaacaaaacaaaaccaatgaCAACTCTCTTCGCCCAGGGCCCACCTTAAAATGTATTGTAAATGGTTCGAATTCATGCAAACAGTGTGACCTTTTACTATGAGCACTATGAggaaatttttgcccaaaattgtgatattttcagcaatttttgTTCCGACAGGGACAACTGGGGGGGAGAGGATCAACGATCAAAGTTTGGATTGATACACTTTCCATGTCTTGCATCGTGTTTATTTTAATGTACTTCCATTTTTTTCTGAAACTGCACCTTAAATTAAAGAACATCATTAATTTTAGCCCATTCAAACAAAATGCCATAGAGCCAAGCAAATGATATCAGATGAGGAAGCTTACAATTCTAGTAAGTCATCCTGATCTGGTATCTGAAAAATATTGCACCTTATCTGCTTTCATAATATTATTAAGATCACCAGTTTCCCACAATCAACAAACATTGCACATTCGCATAAGATACTTTAAATTAAAAGTATAGATTTGTTGTTTTGGGTAAATTTATATTACACATTTTTGTAAATTaagacaaaaaacaaatgaaaacatgCTTTGGCCCAAAATTGGGTGCAAAATTATCTTGTTCTTTAAGTGTATCTTTGCTGACAGGTATATGTATTATACTTTCATGCTTCAGTGCAGTGACCAttatttaaaatatcatttttgaaatCAAATTGAAACCAATATTCTTAAGTACAATAGTTTCAATTACATGTATGCaatcaattaacttagacacaagGTTCCCATTGGTTATTATTTTGTAAACGTGATCAGGTTTTAAGATAGCATGAAGAAAAAATCTTTGCATATCGCTAGACCTTATACATGTTTTCTGGCAAGAACATTCCAAATTTTATTATATAGTTATATCAAACTCCAAGCTATTTTGGGTAATTTTCAAAATCAAGCTCCACAATGCCAAGCACCAACTACAGGGATTAATTGTTGTGGTTTCAAATACGTCAAAGACAAAGAATCCAATTTGGTAACTACTTTCCCATCTACAATAGGGTAAAATTAAATAGAAAGGACATGGTTGCTgcagaaaatgtgaaaatatataaAGTGTTAGGTCCTATTattatctttttgttttgtttgtttttgttttttcttttatctttttcatttcttaacaaatttcagccattagatcgagggccagcttcagcagggaggctaatcgctttctgggtgcttcctcgtcagcagcttctaaatgatttttttgtctctgctgttaatgcccagttatgccatgtcgttgagattttttttaattgagacaATTAAAAACCTTGTGTCTAAATTTGAATGCATAATAATACCACCATTGTTATCATAGTAGATTGAAAAATACTTGATCATTATTCCTCAACTTTCTGGTGATGAGAAACCACAGTACAATAGGAATTTTGTACACCCTTCAGAAAAGTTCATTTAGATCAGGGGTCCTCAACCAGTGGATTGCAGCCCCATGATGAGATCACAAACTCAAAACCCAGTGTCCCAAGGACTTCCAGGAATGAAATTGGACACACAATAATATTTATTACGACATATGGCTAAGAGTGGTCTGAATTAAAAGAAATAGGGTCGCACTCCACACCGGGTTGGGAAACCCCTATTTATATCTTGGTTCACCTCTAGTTTGATTATGATGGCATTACCTTCAAGAGGTTGCCCCGCAAATGTGGCTACAAAATGCCCTTGTACGTGTGTGCATATACTCTGCCAAATAGGGCGACATGTGCAATTTGGTACAGTGACCAGCAAAATATATGCAACTTTGAAACTACCAAACTATAGGTGAAACATAGATTTATAGGTATAGATTGATGACTGACATATTGTGCTAtaccatttaatatccacactccccctgttgaagatttagcttaagtcttctacagaaggagtatggatttcaaatagaattgacaATTGGTTATTTCCATCTGAAATACtcactccc
Above is a window of Amphiura filiformis chromosome 7, Afil_fr2py, whole genome shotgun sequence DNA encoding:
- the LOC140156996 gene encoding retinol dehydrogenase 7-like, which produces MEFLSLAFLVVFVFLVSIWLLDKIKINISGRYVLITGCDTGFGNLIAKQLDKKGCHVFAACFTEKGASDLRAASSNRLKTVQMDVTKSESIEAAYEIVKAGIPANKGLWGVINNAGVTGNPGQYNWWTREEIRSIIEVNLLGVVEVTNVFLPLIKKAKGRIVNVSSSLGIYTIPTGGYEMAKHGVEAFSDGLRILMKPYGVTVHILEPGYFRTEVTNTEGIFPRMDKAWNRLTPEEREEYGEEYYQDLKNVMAEILDNATDKLYLVTDAMEHALTAWWPWRRYLPGLDAKLLYKPLSMLPAILTDNLDSIFRIKTPTPKVCKKL